A part of Pararhizobium sp. A13 genomic DNA contains:
- a CDS encoding type II secretion system F family protein: protein MFGEYGIYLVVFFSVLIFSATASELVFRRRAVGVRVSETAAKASGDEPHFSDTAIADLGEAENRLIRRYFEITRRDTNANSTQNRLIRAGYFSASAVTTFQMIRALTCLAVLVATVWTIDRYFPEMSRLSALFVAMIAAGITFILVNIYIDRRGQAKEREYRRLFPDFMDMLIVCLDAGMSIEAAANRVAREFVSKRQDFGLHLSIMMLEVRGGRRLREALTNLATRLRIDEARALAVLFRQSEELGTSVTQTLRVYSKEMRDLRIVRAEEKANALPIKMLLPLGGFLFPVSLIIVLVPIVIRVVTLLIGMTPGG, encoded by the coding sequence ATGTTCGGTGAGTATGGAATATACCTCGTCGTGTTTTTTTCGGTGCTGATCTTTTCCGCCACCGCGTCGGAACTTGTTTTCCGGCGGCGCGCGGTCGGTGTCCGGGTGTCGGAAACGGCGGCGAAGGCGAGCGGCGACGAACCCCATTTTAGCGATACGGCAATTGCCGACCTCGGCGAGGCGGAGAATCGTCTGATCCGCCGCTATTTCGAGATCACCCGGCGCGACACGAATGCCAACTCGACGCAGAACCGCCTGATTCGCGCCGGATATTTCAGTGCAAGCGCGGTAACGACGTTCCAGATGATCCGCGCACTCACATGCCTTGCGGTGCTGGTCGCAACCGTCTGGACCATCGATCGTTACTTTCCCGAGATGTCACGGCTGTCGGCCCTGTTCGTCGCGATGATTGCCGCTGGCATCACCTTCATTTTGGTCAACATCTATATCGACCGGCGCGGCCAAGCCAAGGAGCGGGAGTACCGGCGTCTCTTTCCCGATTTCATGGACATGTTGATCGTCTGCCTGGATGCCGGCATGAGCATCGAGGCGGCGGCAAACCGCGTCGCCCGGGAATTCGTCAGCAAACGGCAGGATTTCGGCCTGCATCTTTCGATCATGATGCTGGAAGTACGCGGTGGGCGTCGCCTGCGGGAGGCATTGACCAATCTTGCGACCCGATTGCGGATAGACGAGGCCCGGGCGCTTGCCGTCCTGTTCCGGCAGTCTGAGGAACTGGGCACGAGCGTCACCCAGACACTGCGGGTCTACAGCAAGGAAATGCGCGATCTTCGCATCGTGCGGGCCGAGGAGAAAGCCAATGCGCTACCGATCAAAATGTTGTTGCCGCTCGGGGGCTTCCTGTTTCCGGTCAGCCTGATCATCGTGCTCGTACCCATTGTCATCCGTGTCGTCACACTTCTCATCGGCATGACACCCGGTGGATAG
- a CDS encoding type II secretion system F family protein, with amino-acid sequence MTLLLVYGAVFIAALISAEAVLRSYFRTSERHSAVNHRLSLLDESVDRRKTYRDMLKERGFDENWRSLPLMQRLRRFYAQSGIKFDAKRFVLYAIAGALVVWLVVQFLVPSHLIRIPIFVAVCFLIPVVVVWRVRATRMRRFTQKLPEALDVAVRSLAAGHPLPAAIALVAREMPDPIGSEFGLLSDELTYGVVLDDALVNLADRVGVEDLNLLAISLSVQAGTGGNLVEILQNLSKTLRDRFMLKAKVKSISSEGRITAIFMSLYPFLLYGMIKTLSPTYFDPVWESGYGPTVVTVLLCVMAVGNIILYKMVNFEY; translated from the coding sequence CTGACCTTGCTCCTTGTCTATGGCGCTGTCTTCATCGCGGCGCTGATTTCTGCCGAAGCGGTGTTGCGCAGCTACTTCAGGACATCCGAACGCCACAGCGCAGTGAACCATCGTTTAAGCCTGCTCGACGAAAGCGTCGATCGCCGCAAGACCTACCGCGACATGCTGAAAGAGCGCGGTTTTGATGAAAACTGGCGGTCGCTGCCGCTGATGCAGCGGCTCCGGCGGTTCTATGCGCAGTCGGGGATCAAGTTCGATGCAAAGCGATTTGTGCTCTACGCAATAGCCGGTGCACTGGTCGTCTGGCTGGTCGTTCAGTTTTTGGTGCCGAGCCATCTGATCCGGATTCCGATCTTTGTGGCGGTCTGCTTTCTCATTCCCGTCGTCGTCGTCTGGCGGGTCCGCGCGACCCGGATGCGCAGATTTACTCAGAAACTCCCCGAAGCGCTTGATGTTGCCGTTCGCAGCCTCGCGGCCGGGCATCCGCTGCCTGCGGCGATTGCTCTTGTCGCACGCGAAATGCCCGATCCGATCGGCTCCGAATTCGGTCTGCTATCGGACGAGCTGACCTATGGCGTGGTGCTGGACGATGCACTCGTCAACCTTGCAGACCGCGTCGGCGTGGAAGACCTGAACCTGCTCGCGATATCCCTGAGCGTCCAGGCCGGAACCGGCGGTAACCTCGTCGAAATCCTGCAAAATCTCTCGAAGACACTGCGCGACCGGTTCATGCTGAAGGCGAAGGTCAAGTCGATTTCCTCGGAGGGACGGATCACGGCGATATTCATGTCGCTCTATCCATTCCTTCTTTACGGAATGATCAAGACGCTTTCGCCGACCTACTTCGACCCGGTTTGGGAAAGCGGTTATGGACCGACCGTCGTTACCGTGTTGCTGTGTGTAATGGCCGTCGGAAATATCATTCTCTACAAGATGGTTAACTTCGAATACTGA